The following are encoded together in the Mesoterricola sediminis genome:
- the fbaA gene encoding class II fructose-bisphosphate aldolase has protein sequence MATRFQMPVVTPAQYRTMLEKAQEGKYAFGAFNVTSTETANAVLLGLKTAKADGIIQVSTGGAEFMSGLGVKEMAKGAIALAQYVHYMAQHYEVNVALHTDHCHPKYLDTFVLPLIAETERRRAAGQGNLFNAHMFDGSELPLDENIKRSVELLTRCAKSEIVLEVETGVVGGEEDGHDTSGTPKDKLYTTPEDMVAVHKALGPIGPYLLAATFGNVHGVYKPGNVVLKPEILKEGQEAIAKACGGARTRLVFHGGSGSSLEEIHATLDYGVVKMNVDTDTQYAFTRAIAHHMFKNYDGVLKVDGEVGDKKAYDPRPYMKKAEQSMADRVIRTCQDLRSAGRTLGTIA, from the coding sequence ATAGCAACGAGGTTCCAGATGCCGGTCGTCACACCCGCCCAATACCGCACCATGCTCGAGAAGGCCCAGGAAGGGAAGTACGCCTTCGGCGCCTTCAACGTCACCTCCACCGAGACCGCCAACGCCGTGCTCCTGGGCCTCAAGACCGCCAAGGCCGACGGCATCATCCAGGTGTCCACGGGCGGGGCCGAGTTCATGTCCGGCCTGGGCGTGAAGGAGATGGCCAAGGGCGCCATCGCGCTGGCCCAGTACGTGCACTACATGGCCCAGCACTACGAGGTGAACGTGGCCCTCCACACGGACCACTGCCACCCCAAGTACCTCGACACCTTCGTGCTCCCCCTCATCGCCGAGACCGAGCGCCGCCGCGCCGCGGGCCAGGGCAACCTCTTCAACGCCCACATGTTCGACGGTTCCGAGCTGCCCCTGGACGAGAACATCAAGCGCTCCGTCGAGCTCCTCACCCGCTGCGCCAAGAGCGAGATCGTCCTCGAGGTCGAGACGGGCGTCGTCGGCGGCGAGGAGGACGGCCACGACACCAGCGGCACGCCCAAGGACAAGCTCTACACCACGCCCGAGGACATGGTGGCCGTCCACAAGGCCCTGGGCCCCATCGGGCCCTACCTCCTGGCCGCCACCTTCGGCAACGTCCATGGCGTCTACAAGCCGGGCAACGTCGTGCTGAAGCCCGAGATCCTGAAGGAGGGCCAGGAGGCCATCGCCAAGGCCTGCGGCGGCGCCCGCACCCGCCTCGTGTTCCACGGCGGCTCCGGCTCCAGCCTCGAGGAGATCCACGCCACCCTGGACTACGGCGTCGTGAAGATGAACGTCGACACCGACACCCAGTACGCGTTCACCCGCGCCATCGCCCACCACATGTTCAAGAACTACGACGGCGTCCTCAAGGTGGACGGCGAGGTGGGCGACAAGAAGGCCTACGACCCCCGCCCCTACATGAAGAAGGCCGAGCAGAGCATGGCCGACCGGGTCATCCGCACCTGCCAGGACCTCCGCAGCGCGGGCCGCACCCTCGGCACGATCGCGTAG
- a CDS encoding MFS transporter has translation MTRKTGFLDVLNLTVLVAALGYFVDMFDLLLFPIVRQPSLLAMGVTGPRQIEVGALLLNWQMGGMLLGGILWGILGDKKGRLSTLFGSIALYSVANVANAFVGGIPAYAACRFLAGLGLAGELGAAVTLVSESMPRESRGYGTALVAAVGMAGTVTAALTGRYLPWRAAYLVGGGLGVLLLFLRVGIRESFIFARTHESGVRRGDFLSLFTDGGRLTRYVRCILIGLPMWFIVGILIIFMPEFGGPLRFSGHPSPAVAVAFCYGGITVGSVLSGFLSQWWGTRTKVVGVFMAAALLGTAAFLLGRGMGAAGLYALALWLGLACGYWAVFVTVAAEQFGTNLRATVATTVPNFVRGAVVLITNGFILLKAPLGLLGSAWTVGLATFGLAAWALSGLEDTHGRDLDFVE, from the coding sequence ATGACGCGGAAGACCGGTTTCCTGGATGTGCTGAACCTGACCGTGCTGGTGGCGGCCCTGGGGTACTTCGTCGACATGTTCGACCTGCTCCTCTTCCCCATCGTCCGTCAGCCCAGCCTCCTGGCCATGGGCGTGACCGGCCCGCGCCAGATCGAGGTGGGCGCCCTCCTCCTGAACTGGCAGATGGGCGGCATGCTCCTGGGCGGCATCCTCTGGGGGATCCTCGGCGACAAGAAGGGACGGCTCTCCACGCTCTTCGGCAGCATCGCCCTCTACTCCGTCGCCAACGTGGCCAACGCCTTCGTGGGCGGCATCCCCGCATACGCCGCCTGCCGCTTCCTGGCGGGCCTGGGCCTGGCCGGGGAACTGGGCGCCGCCGTGACCCTCGTCTCAGAGAGCATGCCCCGCGAGAGCCGCGGCTACGGCACGGCCCTCGTCGCCGCGGTGGGCATGGCGGGCACCGTCACCGCCGCCCTCACGGGCCGCTACCTTCCGTGGCGCGCGGCGTACCTCGTGGGCGGCGGCCTCGGCGTCCTGCTCCTCTTCCTCCGGGTGGGCATCCGCGAGAGCTTCATCTTCGCCCGGACCCACGAGAGCGGCGTGCGGAGGGGGGACTTCCTCAGCCTCTTCACGGACGGCGGCCGCCTGACGCGCTACGTGCGCTGCATCCTCATCGGCCTGCCCATGTGGTTCATCGTCGGCATCCTCATCATCTTCATGCCCGAGTTCGGCGGGCCCCTCCGGTTCTCGGGCCACCCCAGCCCCGCGGTCGCGGTGGCCTTCTGCTACGGCGGGATCACGGTGGGCAGCGTCCTTTCGGGCTTCCTCAGCCAGTGGTGGGGGACGCGCACCAAGGTGGTCGGCGTGTTCATGGCGGCGGCCCTCCTGGGCACCGCGGCCTTCCTCCTGGGGCGCGGCATGGGCGCGGCGGGGCTCTACGCCCTGGCCCTCTGGCTCGGCCTGGCCTGCGGCTACTGGGCCGTCTTCGTCACGGTCGCGGCCGAGCAGTTCGGCACGAATCTCCGGGCCACGGTGGCCACCACGGTGCCCAATTTCGTCCGGGGCGCCGTCGTCCTCATCACCAACGGGTTCATCCTGCTGAAGGCCCCCCTGGGGCTGCTGGGTTCGGCCTGGACCGTGGGCCTGGCCACCTTCGGGCTCGCCGCCTGGGCCCTCTCGGGCCTGGAGGACACCCACGGCCGGGACCTCGACTTCGTGGAGTAG
- a CDS encoding SDR family NAD(P)-dependent oxidoreductase, translating to MKPFAGRRVLVSGAGSGLGRDCARRLGALGADLILVGRRREPLEATWPVADIRPLDHADDAAVAALAAACPALDGLVLCAGALATGSVEGSPEATFDAMIAANLKGPWLMCHHLGPRLAPGASVVLLGSNIGIRAIPDSAAYCVAKAGVHMLAQVLALEWAPRGIRVNAIAPGPVRTAMVDARIAGSPDPAAALEALSAVNPMRRMGTGEEIAALAEHLLGDGSRWTTGTVIPVDGGATAVF from the coding sequence GTGAAGCCCTTCGCGGGCCGGCGCGTCCTCGTCTCGGGCGCGGGTTCCGGCCTGGGCAGGGACTGCGCGCGGCGCCTGGGGGCGCTGGGCGCGGACCTGATCCTCGTGGGCCGCCGGCGGGAGCCCCTGGAGGCCACCTGGCCCGTCGCCGACATCCGGCCCCTGGACCACGCGGACGACGCGGCGGTGGCGGCCCTGGCCGCCGCCTGCCCCGCCCTGGACGGCCTCGTGCTCTGCGCCGGCGCCCTGGCCACGGGCAGCGTGGAAGGCTCGCCGGAGGCCACCTTCGACGCCATGATCGCCGCCAACCTCAAGGGGCCCTGGCTCATGTGCCACCATCTGGGGCCGCGCCTGGCCCCGGGCGCCTCCGTCGTCCTGCTGGGCTCCAACATCGGCATCCGGGCCATCCCGGACAGCGCCGCCTACTGCGTCGCCAAGGCGGGGGTCCACATGCTCGCCCAGGTGCTGGCCCTGGAATGGGCCCCCCGGGGCATCCGCGTCAACGCCATCGCGCCCGGGCCGGTGCGGACCGCCATGGTGGACGCGCGGATCGCCGGCTCCCCCGACCCCGCCGCGGCCCTGGAGGCCCTCTCCGCCGTCAACCCCATGCGCCGCATGGGCACGGGGGAGGAGATCGCCGCCCTCGCGGAGCACCTCCTCGGCGACGGCAGCCGCTGGACCACGGGCACCGTCATCCCCGTGGACGGCGGCGCCACCGCGGTCTTCTGA
- a CDS encoding DUF502 domain-containing protein — translation MIRKYLIAGFVTLLPSVVTFWILRAIFTTLVDVFRAPAAWMASLLHMPVPPAWGLALISAAATLCLLFLAGALVGNFVGRQILGWLDDIVMHVPLVKGIYGATKQLMSAIQNGQGGSFKEVVLVEWPREGSWTLAFVANRDCAWTRGEDAEALVAVYIPTAPNPTSGYVVMVPASRIRPTEVTPDQALTWAVSGGVVTPAGKQP, via the coding sequence ATGATCAGGAAGTACCTCATCGCCGGGTTCGTCACGCTGCTCCCCTCCGTGGTGACCTTCTGGATCCTGCGGGCCATCTTCACGACGCTGGTGGACGTGTTCCGGGCCCCGGCGGCCTGGATGGCCTCCCTGCTCCACATGCCGGTCCCCCCGGCCTGGGGCCTCGCCCTCATCTCCGCGGCGGCCACCCTGTGCCTGCTGTTCCTGGCGGGGGCCCTCGTGGGCAACTTCGTGGGCCGCCAGATCCTGGGCTGGCTGGACGACATCGTCATGCACGTGCCGCTGGTCAAGGGCATCTACGGCGCCACCAAGCAGCTCATGAGCGCCATCCAGAACGGCCAGGGCGGCTCCTTCAAGGAGGTGGTCCTGGTGGAATGGCCCCGGGAGGGCTCCTGGACCCTGGCCTTCGTCGCCAACCGGGACTGCGCCTGGACCCGCGGCGAGGACGCCGAGGCCCTCGTGGCCGTCTACATCCCCACGGCCCCCAACCCGACCTCCGGCTACGTCGTGATGGTCCCGGCCTCCCGCATCCGTCCCACGGAAGTCACCCCCGACCAGGCCCTGACCTGGGCGGTCTCGGGCGGCGTCGTCACGCCCGCCGGCAAGCAGCCGTGA
- the pgsA gene encoding CDP-diacylglycerol--glycerol-3-phosphate 3-phosphatidyltransferase, producing MTVPNYLTLARILMVPILVVVLLTRVTNHEIIGVLVFWAASLTDLLDGYLARKWKQVTTLGKLLDPLADKLLISGALISLVELDMAPAWMTFIILGREMAVTGLRGIASEEGITIAAERLGKWKLGAQIASISCLLLGPKLDLWLYQWTGLGIFRHFISFPRPFSFFWGMGVLLLWVAMILAIWSAVTYFRRFWHVLGPGIMTGQGRLGRTEGAALKDK from the coding sequence ATGACCGTACCCAACTACCTGACGCTCGCCCGGATCCTCATGGTGCCCATCCTCGTGGTGGTGCTCCTGACCCGGGTCACCAACCACGAAATCATCGGTGTGCTTGTGTTCTGGGCGGCCAGCCTGACCGATCTACTGGATGGCTACCTGGCCCGCAAGTGGAAGCAGGTGACCACCCTGGGCAAGCTCCTGGATCCCCTGGCCGATAAGCTTCTCATCTCGGGCGCCCTCATCAGCCTGGTGGAGCTGGACATGGCCCCGGCCTGGATGACCTTCATCATCCTGGGGCGGGAGATGGCCGTGACCGGCCTGCGCGGCATCGCCAGCGAGGAAGGCATCACCATCGCCGCGGAGCGCCTCGGCAAGTGGAAGCTCGGGGCCCAGATCGCCTCCATCTCCTGTCTCCTCCTCGGGCCCAAGCTCGACCTCTGGCTCTACCAGTGGACCGGACTGGGCATCTTCCGGCACTTCATCAGCTTCCCCCGGCCCTTCAGCTTCTTCTGGGGCATGGGCGTCCTGCTCCTCTGGGTCGCCATGATCCTGGCGATCTGGAGCGCGGTCACCTACTTCCGCCGCTTCTGGCACGTGCTGGGCCCCGGCATCATGACCGGCCAGGGCCGCCTGGGCCGCACCGAGGGCGCCGCCCTCAAGGACAAGTGA
- a CDS encoding epoxyqueuosine reductase: MDAETPESFREWLRAEALARGFARVGFADCAPFGREGLDAWFAEGRGEPFPWLKAEDLADPSRVLEGARTALVGFFPYARPEAVPGAVPGTLKLSRYLWGKDYHMILKPRLTRLLEAAQARRPGLRGRVCVDTAPVLERQLAVRAGLGWQGKHTLLIAGRDGSWGFLGVLLLDADLPPDRPFPGDRCGTCTRCIEACPTGAIAPFRMDPRLCMTTYTVETEAEPPAPVARALAATGWAAGCDICQEACPWNRAPVWGDPGLWGGPSPLHGLPEAEASLGCGRWQSLTRRTALRRVRHRHWLATVARIRG; the protein is encoded by the coding sequence TTGGACGCGGAAACCCCGGAAAGCTTCAGGGAATGGCTGAGGGCGGAGGCCCTGGCCCGGGGCTTCGCCCGGGTGGGGTTCGCCGATTGCGCGCCCTTCGGCCGGGAAGGGCTGGACGCCTGGTTTGCCGAGGGCCGGGGCGAGCCCTTCCCCTGGCTGAAGGCCGAGGACCTGGCCGACCCCAGCCGCGTCCTGGAGGGGGCGCGCACGGCCCTCGTGGGATTCTTCCCCTACGCGCGGCCGGAGGCCGTGCCCGGGGCGGTCCCGGGGACCCTCAAGCTGAGCCGCTACCTCTGGGGGAAGGACTACCACATGATCCTGAAGCCCCGCCTCACCCGGCTCCTGGAGGCCGCCCAGGCCCGCCGTCCCGGCCTGAGGGGCCGGGTCTGCGTGGACACCGCCCCGGTCCTGGAACGCCAGCTGGCGGTCCGGGCCGGCCTGGGGTGGCAGGGCAAGCACACCCTCCTCATCGCGGGCAGGGACGGCTCCTGGGGCTTCCTGGGCGTGCTCCTCCTGGACGCGGACCTGCCCCCGGACCGGCCCTTCCCGGGGGACCGCTGCGGGACCTGCACCCGGTGCATCGAGGCCTGCCCCACCGGGGCCATCGCCCCGTTCCGGATGGACCCCCGGCTCTGCATGACCACGTACACCGTCGAGACCGAGGCGGAGCCTCCGGCCCCCGTCGCGCGGGCCCTGGCCGCCACGGGCTGGGCCGCGGGGTGCGACATCTGCCAGGAGGCCTGCCCCTGGAACCGGGCGCCGGTCTGGGGCGATCCCGGCCTCTGGGGCGGGCCGAGCCCCCTCCACGGCCTGCCGGAGGCCGAGGCCTCCCTGGGGTGCGGCAGGTGGCAGTCCCTGACGCGGAGAACCGCTCTCAGGCGGGTCCGCCACCGGCACTGGCTGGCCACTGTGGCCCGGATCCGCGGCTGA
- the speA gene encoding biosynthetic arginine decarboxylase, protein MAIKNFTVQDAMAIYGVKEWGYGFFSVNSKGHLEVHPTRDENLSCDVHEIVQHLRKKGVHTPLILRFPQILAARVTEINEAFHKAMREYDYAGTYQGVYPVKTNQMKEVVDQVVKAGYKYRYGLEAGSKPELMIALSMNLHPDALVTCNGYKDETFIRMALLAKKAGRNVLITVEKMTELPMILKVAKELKVEPMLGLRFKLNAMGSGKWESSAGDHAKFGLNTQELLEAVETLERRGLLESIVELHFHIGSQITDIRKVKVAMKEATRMYAKLYKRGVPLKYLNVGGGLGVDYDGSRTTFSSSMNYTVEEYASDVVYTTQDVCAQEQVPVPNLLSESGRAVSAFHEIVVVDVIGLIDTTHTKYRVELTGNEPQVLKELAYTRDNLSVKNFAEMYHDAITQKDELITLFNLGYLSLDDRAKGEILFWEVCRKLSRIFSYKSLKYIPEEFQDLSKSLADKLIANFSLFQSMPDHWAIDQLFPVMPIHRLKERPAISATLCDITCDSDGKMEKFIDLKDVRDEIPLHEPRSGEPYYLAFFLTGAYQDILGMRHNLFGSPTEAHVVVNEDEDFKIQQIIPGETMDNVLRSVHYDPDELVEGPTRRRQGKTDASEALKALLTQQRSLTTYLEMP, encoded by the coding sequence ATGGCGATCAAGAATTTCACGGTCCAGGACGCGATGGCGATCTATGGCGTCAAGGAATGGGGCTATGGATTCTTCAGCGTGAACAGCAAGGGCCATCTCGAGGTTCATCCCACCCGGGACGAGAACCTGTCCTGCGACGTGCACGAGATCGTCCAGCATCTCCGCAAGAAGGGCGTCCACACGCCCCTGATCCTCCGCTTCCCCCAGATCCTCGCCGCCCGCGTCACCGAGATCAACGAGGCCTTCCACAAGGCCATGCGCGAGTACGACTACGCCGGCACCTACCAGGGCGTCTACCCGGTCAAGACCAACCAGATGAAGGAGGTGGTCGACCAGGTGGTGAAGGCGGGCTACAAGTACCGCTACGGCCTGGAGGCGGGCTCCAAGCCCGAGCTCATGATCGCCCTGAGCATGAACCTGCACCCCGACGCGCTGGTGACCTGCAACGGGTACAAGGACGAGACCTTCATCCGCATGGCCCTCCTGGCGAAGAAGGCCGGCCGCAACGTCCTCATCACCGTCGAGAAGATGACCGAGCTCCCGATGATCCTCAAGGTCGCCAAGGAGCTGAAGGTCGAGCCCATGCTCGGGCTGCGGTTCAAGCTCAACGCCATGGGCAGCGGCAAGTGGGAGAGCTCCGCGGGCGACCACGCCAAGTTCGGCCTGAACACGCAGGAGCTGCTCGAGGCCGTGGAGACCCTCGAACGGCGGGGCCTCCTCGAGAGCATCGTGGAGCTGCACTTCCACATCGGCAGCCAGATCACCGACATCCGCAAGGTCAAGGTGGCCATGAAGGAGGCCACCCGCATGTACGCCAAGCTCTACAAGCGCGGCGTCCCGCTCAAGTACCTGAACGTCGGCGGCGGCCTCGGCGTGGACTACGACGGCAGCCGGACCACGTTCAGCTCCTCCATGAACTACACGGTGGAGGAGTACGCCTCCGACGTGGTGTACACCACCCAGGACGTGTGCGCGCAGGAGCAGGTTCCCGTCCCGAACCTCCTGTCCGAGTCCGGACGGGCGGTGTCGGCGTTCCACGAGATCGTCGTCGTGGACGTCATCGGCCTCATCGACACCACGCACACCAAGTACCGGGTGGAGCTCACGGGGAACGAGCCCCAGGTCCTCAAGGAGCTCGCCTACACCCGCGACAACCTCTCCGTGAAGAACTTCGCGGAGATGTACCACGACGCCATCACCCAGAAGGACGAGCTCATCACCCTCTTCAACCTCGGCTACCTGAGCCTGGACGACCGGGCCAAGGGCGAGATCCTCTTCTGGGAAGTCTGCCGCAAGCTGAGCCGGATCTTCAGCTACAAGAGCCTGAAGTACATCCCCGAGGAGTTCCAGGACCTGAGCAAGTCCCTGGCCGACAAGCTCATCGCCAACTTCAGCCTCTTCCAGTCCATGCCCGACCACTGGGCCATCGACCAGCTGTTCCCCGTGATGCCCATCCATCGCCTCAAGGAGCGGCCCGCCATCTCGGCCACCCTCTGCGACATCACCTGCGACAGCGACGGCAAGATGGAGAAGTTCATCGACCTCAAGGACGTGCGGGACGAGATCCCCCTCCACGAGCCCCGGAGCGGCGAGCCCTACTACCTGGCCTTCTTCCTCACCGGGGCCTACCAGGACATCCTGGGCATGCGCCACAACCTCTTCGGCTCGCCCACCGAGGCCCACGTGGTCGTGAACGAGGACGAGGACTTCAAGATCCAGCAGATCATCCCCGGCGAGACGATGGACAACGTGCTCCGCAGCGTGCACTACGATCCCGACGAGCTGGTGGAGGGCCCCACCCGCCGGCGCCAGGGCAAGACCGACGCCAGCGAGGCCCTCAAGGCCCTCCTCACCCAGCAGCGGAGCCTCACGACCTATCTCGAGATGCCCTGA
- a CDS encoding HDOD domain-containing protein, translating to MLPLFKRLFHAKARPEPPEPPGMASPAVPPAPAPEQPAPEPDPFDGPWALLSGAAEPRPRPWSGAEEAAAAALAAQVLDHFSRNKPAPTAYPALAVQIMDLLNDPEVDLARLIKAIGTDPAVSLNVLRVANSALYNRGGDATDLRMAVMRIGLRGVGEIAAGVAGRTLFDVSLRVEYEVFPGRWHDLFLDTMAVAFSASQYAFELDAGRADRAFLAGMFHAIGKSLALRSLANLAISGALPEVPPGPVVDEVLERVHVEIGIVLHDLWGLPAHLKEVCRRQHEPVIPDDPGHADLHLLRLAAGLHRLALDPEDGTRLAETRQSLGALRLARRGARLHWREMQAQIERVKVMFPA from the coding sequence GTGCTGCCCCTCTTCAAGCGCCTGTTCCACGCCAAGGCCCGGCCCGAACCGCCTGAGCCGCCGGGCATGGCCTCGCCCGCCGTGCCGCCCGCGCCTGCGCCCGAGCAGCCGGCCCCCGAACCCGATCCCTTCGACGGCCCCTGGGCCCTCCTGAGCGGCGCGGCGGAGCCGCGCCCCCGCCCCTGGTCCGGGGCCGAGGAGGCCGCCGCCGCCGCCCTCGCGGCCCAGGTGCTGGACCACTTCAGCCGCAACAAGCCCGCCCCCACGGCCTACCCCGCCCTCGCCGTCCAGATCATGGACCTCCTGAACGACCCCGAGGTGGACCTGGCCCGCCTCATCAAGGCGATCGGCACCGACCCCGCCGTGTCCCTGAACGTGCTCCGGGTGGCCAATTCCGCCCTCTACAACCGGGGCGGAGACGCGACCGACCTGCGCATGGCCGTCATGCGGATCGGCCTGCGGGGCGTCGGCGAGATCGCCGCCGGCGTCGCCGGGCGCACCCTCTTCGATGTGTCCCTCCGGGTGGAGTACGAGGTGTTCCCGGGCCGGTGGCACGACCTTTTCCTCGACACCATGGCCGTCGCCTTCTCGGCGAGCCAGTACGCCTTCGAGCTGGACGCGGGCCGGGCCGACCGGGCCTTCCTGGCCGGCATGTTCCACGCCATCGGCAAATCCCTCGCCCTCAGGTCCCTGGCCAACCTGGCCATCTCCGGCGCCCTCCCCGAGGTCCCGCCCGGGCCGGTGGTGGACGAGGTCCTGGAGCGCGTCCACGTGGAGATCGGGATCGTGCTCCACGACCTCTGGGGCCTCCCCGCCCACCTCAAGGAGGTCTGCCGGCGCCAGCACGAGCCGGTGATCCCCGACGATCCCGGGCACGCGGACCTGCACCTCCTCCGGCTCGCGGCGGGGCTCCACCGCCTGGCCCTGGACCCGGAGGACGGCACCCGCCTGGCGGAGACCCGCCAGAGCCTCGGCGCCCTCCGACTCGCCCGCCGCGGCGCGCGACTCCACTGGCGCGAGATGCAGGCGCAGATCGAACGGGTGAAGGTGATGTTCCCGGCCTGA
- a CDS encoding GGDEF domain-containing protein, whose product MFTPLRDLAALARPDPAGQDLKLEVHREFSAAMSVVCGLTAAGLWLWDWTIDPASAPRTAAFRGGILALYLANALVLVLGRRRRPLVAFGVAQALAGEALFVLLLDRLRGGMGQAPGGFMYFFMVPLVLFQGFPLAAGLLYAVLAALLPHAMALAGAAPGFPHGAYAVLIWPAFLVTSVAQAAFALGWQRRQETERDLERAGNTDSLTGVGNRRHFARVLAREMGRSRRFRHPLSLLLLDIDHFKRVNDTCGHLAGDRVIRRVAEACREGSRESDSVARWGGEEFAVLLPESDADGAWARAERIREAVEALAVDVGPGPPVRCTVSVGVAAMRDGEDGDAFVRRADEALYRAKAAGRNQVGRAPD is encoded by the coding sequence ATGTTCACGCCCCTTCGCGACCTGGCCGCCCTGGCCCGCCCCGATCCGGCGGGGCAGGATCTCAAGCTGGAGGTCCACCGGGAGTTCAGCGCCGCCATGAGCGTGGTCTGCGGGCTCACGGCGGCGGGGCTCTGGCTCTGGGACTGGACCATCGACCCGGCCTCGGCGCCGCGCACCGCCGCCTTCCGGGGGGGCATCCTGGCCCTCTACCTCGCCAACGCGCTGGTGCTGGTCCTGGGCCGGCGGCGGCGGCCCCTGGTGGCCTTCGGCGTGGCGCAGGCGCTGGCGGGGGAGGCGCTCTTCGTGCTGCTCCTGGACCGGCTCCGCGGGGGCATGGGGCAGGCGCCGGGCGGGTTCATGTACTTCTTCATGGTGCCCCTCGTGCTCTTCCAGGGCTTCCCCCTGGCCGCGGGCCTCCTGTACGCGGTCCTGGCCGCCCTCCTCCCCCACGCGATGGCCCTGGCCGGCGCGGCGCCGGGGTTCCCCCACGGGGCGTACGCCGTCCTCATCTGGCCGGCCTTCCTCGTCACCTCCGTGGCCCAGGCCGCCTTCGCCCTGGGGTGGCAGCGCCGCCAGGAGACGGAGCGGGACCTGGAGCGCGCCGGCAACACCGACAGCCTGACCGGGGTGGGGAACCGCCGCCACTTCGCGCGGGTCCTGGCCCGGGAGATGGGCCGGAGCCGCCGCTTCCGGCATCCCCTCTCCCTGCTCCTGCTGGACATCGACCACTTCAAGCGCGTGAACGACACCTGCGGGCACCTGGCGGGGGATCGCGTCATCCGGCGGGTGGCCGAGGCCTGCCGCGAGGGCAGCCGCGAATCGGACAGCGTCGCCCGGTGGGGCGGGGAGGAGTTCGCCGTGCTCCTGCCGGAATCCGACGCGGACGGGGCCTGGGCGCGGGCCGAGCGCATCCGGGAGGCGGTGGAGGCCCTGGCGGTGGACGTGGGGCCGGGACCCCCCGTGCGGTGCACCGTCAGTGTCGGGGTGGCGGCGATGCGGGACGGGGAGGACGGCGACGCGTTCGTGCGCCGGGCGGACGAAGCCCTCTACCGGGCCAAGGCCGCGGGCCGGAACCAGGTGGGCCGGGCGCCGGATTGA
- the arfB gene encoding alternative ribosome rescue aminoacyl-tRNA hydrolase ArfB, with protein MDALQVTAAVTVPAQAFQVKAVRAGGPGGQNVNKVASKVELRVDLDLIEGLDAGSLERLKAKVANQTDADGRWIVTSSRTRDQITNLEDARTKVAHAIEAALRAPVPRRATRPTRSSKARRVDGKKRDGAVKKARSRKDWD; from the coding sequence ATGGACGCCCTGCAGGTCACCGCCGCGGTGACGGTCCCCGCCCAGGCCTTCCAGGTCAAGGCGGTGAGGGCCGGAGGGCCCGGCGGCCAGAACGTCAACAAGGTGGCCTCCAAGGTCGAACTCCGGGTGGACCTGGACCTCATCGAAGGCCTGGATGCCGGGTCGCTTGAGCGCCTGAAGGCCAAGGTGGCCAACCAGACCGATGCGGACGGGCGGTGGATCGTCACCAGTTCCCGCACCCGGGACCAGATCACCAACCTGGAGGACGCCCGGACCAAGGTCGCCCACGCCATCGAGGCGGCCCTGCGAGCGCCGGTGCCCCGCCGGGCGACCCGTCCCACCCGGTCCAGCAAGGCGCGCCGGGTCGACGGCAAGAAGCGGGATGGCGCCGTCAAGAAGGCGCGCAGCCGCAAGGACTGGGACTGA
- a CDS encoding STAS domain-containing protein — translation MNLTSRNEDRTATIGLDGRFTFEAHAAFKASTRNALETPGLERIVLDMEKVTYLDASSLGMILLLREAAEARQVSVELRRPSAPVMNLLEVVRFERLFKITS, via the coding sequence ATGAACTTGACGAGCCGCAACGAGGACCGCACGGCGACGATCGGTCTCGACGGGCGGTTCACCTTCGAGGCCCATGCCGCGTTCAAGGCCAGCACCCGCAACGCCCTGGAGACCCCCGGCCTGGAGCGCATCGTCCTCGACATGGAGAAGGTGACCTACCTGGACGCCAGTTCCCTGGGCATGATCCTGCTCCTGCGCGAGGCCGCCGAGGCCCGGCAGGTCTCCGTCGAACTCCGGCGCCCCTCCGCCCCTGTGATGAACCTCCTGGAAGTGGTCCGCTTCGAGCGCCTGTTCAAGATCACCTCCTGA
- a CDS encoding STAS domain-containing protein translates to MEARVERVDGVARVAFAGRLTFGALGAFRKATEPLLEDPGVAVIHLDLGGVSHMDASSLGMLLVLREKAEARGRELEISALAPCASVLLESVHFQRLFRIVK, encoded by the coding sequence ATGGAGGCACGGGTCGAGAGGGTGGACGGGGTCGCCCGCGTGGCCTTCGCCGGGCGCCTCACCTTCGGCGCCCTCGGCGCCTTCCGGAAGGCCACCGAGCCGCTCCTGGAGGATCCCGGGGTCGCGGTCATCCACCTGGACCTGGGCGGCGTTTCGCACATGGACGCCAGTTCCCTGGGCATGCTGCTGGTCCTGAGGGAAAAAGCCGAGGCCCGGGGCCGGGAACTGGAGATCTCCGCGCTCGCCCCCTGCGCCTCGGTGCTCCTGGAATCCGTCCACTTCCAGCGCCTGTTCCGCATCGTCAAATAG